Proteins co-encoded in one Garra rufa chromosome 7, GarRuf1.0, whole genome shotgun sequence genomic window:
- the LOC141337851 gene encoding vasorin-like translates to MRPLSPLSHLILFHLLCGSLSSRCPQECSCTTFGSIFCVQRNLSHMPRGFPSSTKVLYVFQNNINTLQQQDFVELGEIGMLDLSQNALSEVPDGVFSPLSSLHNLDLSSNHITHISKDSFAGLVKLERLYLYSNRIQSIHPAAFEGLENLLELKLQGNQISVLPALQLPRLLHLDLSYNSIPPIGPEDLQTPHLESLKIAGLRLTSLDEKLLSSLVNLHVLDVSQNLLVEIQPTLKAMGGLRNLNLTGNPLGSLKREDFQNLVNLLELDLSSLNLQGFPEGFFNLFPKLEKLTAAENPFNCLCPLAWFPAWLKDANVELLRMEETRCHFPPINSGKVLAKLEHKDFGCPTTTIELTSAGTSSTTSKPTNSTTPSGTTHAISPAPPSEMPTTDLDSFSLSQTTAFPAEIIEDSEEEDIICPSNICLNGGTCMFDSNGAIVCLCPPSMSGLYCEIQNPSFLPPPSPRVSIETIATVQPNTISSLHITSTSISLDLHRYIHTRPHIRGIRLIYRNLSGPDRRPIQLNVPPTYPEYTLRGLQPNSTYSVCASPLGEPVDVSGSACMEARTAGVPPSSHEPSVDRTEPSSSLIPIVAAVAVVMFAAIIATVVVIRRRRRSKAPVDMDLHETSPLELEGVKTSPENGLTHPKQPDITLCPSLAQNSLEYEAPLIQGQCPANNNVACMKPLYV, encoded by the coding sequence ATGCGGCCATTATCTCCCCTGTCTCATCTCATTTTGTTTCACTTACTGTGTGGATCTCTAAGCAGCAGATGTCCTCAGGAGTGCTCGTGCACCACCTTTGGCTCAATCTTCTGTGTCCAGCGGAACTTGAGCCACATGCCTCGTGGCTTCCCGTCCTCCACAAAGGTCCTCTACGTCTTTCAGAACAACATCAACACCTTGCAACAGCAGGACTTTGTTGAGCTTGGTGAAATTGGAATGCTGGACTTGAGTCAGAATGCCCTCAGTGAAGTCCCTGATGGGGTGTTCAGCCCACTCTCCTCTCTGCACAACCTGGATCTCTCCTCAAATCACATTACCCACATTTCCAAAGACAGCTTTGCTGGACTGGTCAAGTTGGAAAGGCTGTATCTCTACAGCAATCGCATTCAGAGCATTCACCCAGCTGCCTTTGAGGGACTAGAAAACCTATTGGAGCTGAAGCTACAGGGGAATCAGATTAGTGTGTTGCCAGCTCTGCAACTGCCCAGACTGCTTCACCTGGACCTTAGTTATAATAGCATCCCACCTATAGGACCTGAAGATTTACAGACACCACACTTGGAGTCTCTTAAAATAGCTGGACTGCGGCTGACTAGTCTGGATGAGAAGCTGCTAAGCAGCCTGGTGAACCTACATGTTCTAGATGTCTCCCAGAACCTGCTGGTAGAGATACAACCTACACTGAAGGCAATGGGAGGCCTACGAAACCTCAATTTAACTGGGAATCCTTTGGGATCCCTAAAACGAGAGGACTTCCAAAATTTGGTCAATTTGCTAGAGCTTGACTTGAGCAGCCTAAATTTGCAAGGCTTCCCCGAGGGCTTCTTCAACCTTTTCCCCAAACTCGAGAAGCTCACTGCAGCTGAAAACCCCTTTAACTGCCTCTGCCCACTGGCCTGGTTTCCAGCATGGCTAAAAGATGCAAATGTAGAGCTGTTGAGAATGGAGGAGACTCGTTGCCACTTTCCACCAATAAACTCAGGAAAAGTTTTGGCAAAGTTGGAGCATAAAGATTTTGGCTGTCCCACAACGACCATTGAGTTAACAAGCGCAGGGACAAGTAGCACTACAAGCAAGCCCACAAACTCGACCACACCATCAGGCACAACACATGCCATTTCCCCGGCGCCACCAAGCGAGATGCCCACAACAGACTTAGACAGCTTCTCTCTTTCCCAAACCACTGCCTTCCCTGCAGAAATCATAGAGGATTCTGAAGAAGAGGACATTATTTGCCCTTCCAATATCTGTTTAAATGGGGGAACGTGCATGTTTGACTCAAACGGGGCAATTGTTTGCTTGTGTCCGCCTTCGATGTCAGGACTCTACTGTGAGATTCAAAATCCAAGCTTCCTTCCTCCACCTTCACCCAGAGTTTCTATCGAGACCATTGCCACAGTCCAGCCCAACACAATCAGCTCCCTTCACATAACCAGCACTTCCATTTCATTAGACCTCCACCGTTACATCCACACAAGACCGCACATCCGTGGAATCCGTCTGATTTACCGAAACCTCTCCGGCCCTGACCGGCGACCAATACAGCTGAACGTGCCTCCAACTTACCCCGAATACACGCTTAGAGGACTACAGCCAAATAGCACCTATTCTGTATGTGCCAGCCCTCTAGGAGAGCCTGTTGATGTCTCGGGTAGTGCCTGCATGGAGGCTCGCACAGCAGGAGTTCCACCGTCCTCCCACGAACCAAGTGTTGACAGGACTGAACCTTCTTCTTCTCTCATACCCATCGTGGCAGCTGTGGCGGTGGTGATGTTTGCGGCCATCATAGCTACTGTGGTGGTCATCCGCCGCAGGAGGAGATCCAAGGCTCCAGTAGATATGGACTTACATGAAACATCTCCGTTGGAGTTAGAAGGGGTAAAAACCAGTCCAGAGAATGGTCTGACGCATCCGAAACAACCCGACATCACCCTCTGCCCATCTCTAGCGCAAAATAGCTTGGAATACGAGGCACCTTTAATACAAGGACAGTGTCCGGCCAACAATAATGTAGCTTGTATGAAACCTTTGTACGTGTAA